In Phyllopteryx taeniolatus isolate TA_2022b chromosome 1, UOR_Ptae_1.2, whole genome shotgun sequence, the following proteins share a genomic window:
- the LOC133487907 gene encoding lens fiber major intrinsic protein-like yields MWEFRSMSFWRAVFAEFFGTMFFVFFGLGAALRWTTGPHHILHVALCFGLAAATLIQSIGHISGGHINPAVTFAYLVGAQLSLFRAIFYIIAQCLGAVAGAAVLYGVTPGNMRGNLALNTLQPGVSLGMATTVEVFLTMQLVVCIFAVTDERRNGRLGSAALSIGFSITIGHLLGMYYTGAGMNPARSFAPAVLFRNFVNHWVYWVGPIIGGAMGALLYDFILFPRMRGLTERLATLKGSQPPERETQQETRGEPIELKTQAL; encoded by the exons ATGTGGGAGTTCCGGTCCATGAGTTTTTGGAGGGCGGTCTTTGCAGAGTTCTTCGGGACcatgttctttgtattttttggccTGGGTGCCGCCCTCCGCTGGACCACCGGGCCTCATCACATTCTACATGTGGCCTTGTGCTTCGGCTTGGCAGCTGCCACCCTCATCCAGTCCATCGGCCACATCAGCGGCGGCCATATTAACCCTGCCGTTACCTTCGCCTACCTGGTCGGGGCCCAGCTGTCTCTTTTCCGTGCTATTTTCTATATCATCGCCCAGTGCCTTGGCGCGGTTGCCGGCGCTGCCGTGCTGTATGGGGTCACACCTGGCAACATGAGGGGCAACCTGGCACTGAACACG CTGCAGCCTGGTGTCAGTCTAGGGATGGCCACCACCGTGGAGGTGTTCCTCACCATGCAGCTTGTGGTGTGCATCTTCGCTGTGACCGATGAGAGGAGAAACGGTCGCCTGGGTTCCGCCGCCCTCTCGATCGGCTTCTCCATCACCATCGGACATCTCTTGGGG ATGTACTACACGGGTGCCGGCATGAACCCCGCCAGGTCCTTCGCTCCTGCGGTCCTGTTCAGAAACTTTGTCAACCACTGG GTCTACTGGGTGGGACCCATAATTGGCGGCGCCATGGGCGCCCTCCTGTACGATTTCATTCTGTTCCCACGTATGAGGGGTCTGACCGAGCGCCTGGCCACGTTGAAGGGCAGTCAACCCCCGGAGAGAGAGACCCAGCAGGAAACCCGCGGGGAGCCCATCGAACTCAAGACGCAAGCCTTGTAA